The Candidatus Dormiibacterota bacterium genome segment TCGGGGGCGGCGGCGGGGATGCTCGCCCCCTGCAGCGAGGCCCCCGCGGCCGGCCCCTTCCTCGACCTCTGCCGCCGCAGCCTGGCGCTGTGGCCGGGCCTCGCCGCGACCCTGCTCGAGGAGGGCGGCGTCGACTGCGAGCTCGACACCGGCGGCCTGCTCCGGGTCGCCCTCGAGGAGGCCGAGGTGCCGGAGCTGCGCGAGCGCGCCGCCGCCCGGCGGGCCGCGGGTGTGGCGGTGGAGTGGCTCGACGCCGCCGCCACCGCCGCCGCCGAGCCCGCCCTCGGGGACGCCGCCGGCGCGGCCCTCTACGCCGGCGAGGGGCACGTCCACAGCGTCCGGGCGGTCAACGCCCTGCTCGCCGCCGCCCGCCGCCACGGCGCCGAGCTGCTCACCGGCGCCGAGGTGACCGGCGCCCTCGACGGCGGCGGCGTGCGCCTCGACGACGGTCGCTCCATCCCCGCGGCGACGGTGGTGCTCTGCGCCGGGGCCTGGAGCGGACGGCTCGCCGACGCCCTCGGCGTGCCCCCGCTCCCCGTGGAGCCGGTGCGTGGGCAGCTGCTCGGGGTGCGCGACCTCGACCCCGCCCCGGGGCGGGTCGTCTTCGCCGGCCTCCACGGCTACG includes the following:
- a CDS encoding FAD-dependent oxidoreductase; the protein is SGAAAGMLAPCSEAPAAGPFLDLCRRSLALWPGLAATLLEEGGVDCELDTGGLLRVALEEAEVPELRERAAARRAAGVAVEWLDAAATAAAEPALGDAAGAALYAGEGHVHSVRAVNALLAAARRHGAELLTGAEVTGALDGGGVRLDDGRSIPAATVVLCAGAWSGRLADALGVPPLPVEPVRGQLLGVRDLDPAPGRVVFAGLHGYAVARGDGVTLVGATEDHAGFDARRTPAAERHLRGVGARLLRGFAAATPAHARVGLRPRAPDGLPLLGRLGETLLTATAHHRNGVLLAPATAEGMAAMVLDGVTPDGWGAFDPRRRT